One region of Desulforamulus hydrothermalis Lam5 = DSM 18033 genomic DNA includes:
- the accC gene encoding acetyl-CoA carboxylase biotin carboxylase subunit, with the protein MFKKILIANRGEIALRIIRACQELNIKTVVVYSEADRDSLPVRLADEAYCIGPAPSGKSYLNIANIISAAEVSGADAIHPGYGFLAENSQFAMICEDCGITFIGPSPHAIEYMGNKALARQTMIEAGVPVVPGSEGAVKSDEEALAIAREIGYPVLIKASAGGGGRGMRVAHSEEDLLKAISTARNEAQAAFGNGDVYLEKYVEQPRHIEIQVLGDKEGNLVYLAERDCSVQRRNQKVIEEAPSVALSPSLRRKMGEAAIKAAKAVGYYNAGTVEFLLDKHNKFYFIEMNTRIQVEHPVTELITGIDLIKEQIRIAAGEPLGYGQNDVRIDGWAIECRINAEDPDKNFMPHPGTIQLYHPPGGPWVRVDSAAYTGYVIPPYYDSMIGKLIVWGRDREEAIRRMQRALDEFVVEGIPTTIPFHKKVLNNAFFRRGEVYTNFIQRRILPEP; encoded by the coding sequence ATGTTTAAAAAAATACTGATTGCCAACCGGGGCGAGATTGCCCTGAGAATTATTCGGGCCTGTCAGGAATTAAACATTAAGACTGTGGTGGTATATTCAGAGGCGGACAGGGACAGCTTGCCGGTCCGCCTGGCTGACGAGGCTTATTGTATCGGGCCGGCCCCCTCGGGCAAAAGCTACTTAAATATTGCCAATATTATCAGTGCTGCCGAAGTTTCCGGGGCGGATGCCATCCACCCCGGTTACGGGTTCCTGGCTGAAAACTCACAATTTGCCATGATCTGCGAGGATTGCGGCATCACCTTTATTGGCCCCTCCCCCCATGCCATTGAATACATGGGCAACAAGGCGCTGGCCCGCCAGACCATGATTGAGGCCGGAGTGCCGGTGGTGCCGGGATCTGAAGGGGCGGTAAAAAGCGACGAGGAAGCGCTTGCCATTGCCAGGGAAATCGGCTATCCGGTATTAATTAAGGCTTCCGCCGGCGGCGGCGGCCGCGGCATGCGGGTGGCCCACAGCGAGGAGGATTTACTGAAGGCCATCAGCACTGCCCGCAACGAAGCCCAGGCAGCCTTTGGCAACGGGGATGTCTATTTAGAGAAATATGTTGAACAGCCTCGACACATTGAAATTCAAGTGCTGGGGGACAAGGAAGGTAACCTGGTTTACCTGGCGGAGCGGGATTGCTCAGTGCAGCGCCGTAACCAGAAGGTTATCGAAGAAGCCCCTTCCGTGGCGTTGAGTCCTTCCCTGCGCCGCAAGATGGGCGAAGCAGCCATTAAAGCAGCCAAAGCAGTTGGTTATTACAATGCGGGTACCGTTGAGTTTTTGCTGGACAAACACAACAAATTTTATTTTATTGAAATGAATACACGTATTCAGGTGGAGCACCCGGTTACCGAACTAATTACCGGCATTGATTTGATAAAAGAACAAATTCGCATTGCCGCCGGGGAGCCCCTGGGTTATGGTCAAAATGATGTGCGCATTGACGGGTGGGCCATTGAGTGCCGGATTAATGCGGAAGACCCTGATAAAAATTTCATGCCCCATCCCGGCACTATTCAGTTATATCACCCGCCCGGCGGCCCCTGGGTAAGGGTGGACAGCGCTGCTTACACAGGGTATGTTATCCCGCCTTATTATGATTCGATGATTGGCAAGTTAATTGTCTGGGGTAGGGATCGTGAGGAGGCCATCCGGAGGATGCAGAGGGCCTTGGATGAATTTGTGGTCGAAGGAATTCCTACCACCATTCCCTTTCATAAAAAGGTACTTAACAATGCCTTTTTCCGCCGGGGTGAGGTTTATACCAACTTTATCCAACGTCGAATTTTGCCTGAACCCTAG
- a CDS encoding Asp23/Gls24 family envelope stress response protein translates to MADNKRDIVVMTPQEGLGGIRIADDVVGVIAGMAATEVPGVAGMSGGIGGGIAEMLGRKNLSKGVKVEVGEKEAAVDLFVIVEYGVRIPDVATQIQMNVKRAIEGMTGLSVVEVNVHVQGVAFASSDNKEEEPQRVR, encoded by the coding sequence ATGGCAGATAATAAACGTGATATTGTAGTGATGACTCCCCAGGAGGGTTTGGGCGGTATCCGCATCGCGGATGATGTGGTTGGTGTAATAGCCGGCATGGCGGCCACCGAGGTGCCCGGTGTGGCAGGCATGAGCGGCGGTATCGGCGGCGGTATTGCCGAAATGTTAGGCCGCAAAAACCTGTCCAAGGGCGTTAAGGTAGAAGTGGGCGAAAAAGAAGCCGCTGTGGATCTGTTTGTGATTGTGGAATACGGCGTGCGCATTCCGGATGTGGCAACGCAGATTCAAATGAATGTAAAGCGTGCCATTGAAGGCATGACCGGCCTTTCGGTGGTGGAAGTCAATGTCCATGTGCAGGGAGTAGCCTTTGCCAGCTCTGACAATAAGGAAGAAGAACCCCAGCGAGTAAGGTAA
- the spoIIIAE gene encoding stage III sporulation protein AE — protein sequence MPKIICTLLLLCMLLAPGPLQAAPELPAVNPADQLNELDTGKLEEFVQHLNTEIQGAVPELNFKELVVQLLKGNLNWQATDLLAGLFKLFFKEVVANASLLGKLVVLAVICAVLQNLMASFAKGTTGQLAYAVSYMALISLAVGSFALAVNTGREAVDNMVHFMQALLPLLLTLLAAMGGIASTAIFHPVIFGSITAISTIIKTIVFPLIFFSAVLTILSNLSEKFQVSRLADLMKTLALGVLGLCSTVFLGLLAIKGVAGSVTDGVAIRTAKFATDAFIPVVGGMFSDALDAVVGSSLLIKNALGMAGVIIIFFLTALPMLKIFAVAFVYKLAGALIQPVGDQQMAECLTALGKSLITVFAAVATVGLLFFFALAIVVGMGDLMTMLR from the coding sequence TTGCCCAAGATTATTTGTACCCTGTTGCTTTTATGTATGCTGCTGGCCCCGGGCCCGCTGCAGGCAGCCCCTGAACTGCCGGCCGTAAACCCGGCGGATCAACTGAATGAACTGGATACGGGCAAGCTGGAGGAATTTGTGCAGCATTTGAACACAGAAATTCAGGGAGCGGTACCGGAACTGAATTTTAAAGAACTGGTGGTTCAACTGCTGAAGGGAAATTTAAATTGGCAGGCTACAGATCTCCTGGCCGGCTTGTTTAAGTTGTTTTTTAAAGAAGTGGTTGCCAACGCCTCCCTGCTGGGGAAACTGGTGGTGCTGGCCGTGATCTGTGCGGTGCTGCAGAATTTAATGGCTTCCTTTGCCAAAGGCACCACCGGTCAATTAGCTTATGCGGTCAGTTATATGGCCTTGATCAGCCTGGCGGTGGGCAGTTTTGCCCTGGCGGTTAATACCGGCCGGGAAGCGGTAGATAATATGGTTCACTTTATGCAGGCCTTACTGCCTCTTTTGTTAACCCTGCTGGCAGCTATGGGCGGTATTGCCTCGACAGCCATTTTCCATCCGGTAATTTTTGGTTCTATTACCGCTATCAGCACAATTATTAAAACAATAGTGTTTCCTTTAATCTTTTTTTCCGCTGTATTAACCATACTGAGCAATTTATCGGAAAAATTTCAGGTGTCCCGCCTGGCGGATTTAATGAAAACGCTGGCGCTGGGGGTGCTGGGTTTATGTTCTACGGTTTTCCTGGGTCTTCTGGCCATCAAGGGAGTAGCCGGCTCAGTCACCGACGGGGTGGCCATACGGACGGCCAAATTTGCCACCGATGCTTTTATCCCGGTGGTGGGAGGCATGTTTTCAGACGCCCTGGATGCGGTGGTAGGTTCTTCATTATTAATAAAAAACGCCCTGGGTATGGCCGGAGTCATTATCATCTTTTTCTTAACAGCTTTACCAATGCTGAAAATTTTTGCGGTAGCCTTTGTGTATAAACTGGCAGGTGCCCTAATCCAACCGGTGGGCGATCAACAAATGGCTGAGTGTCTTACGGCCCTGGGTAAAAGTTTAATAACTGTTTTTGCGGCTGTGGCCACGGTGGGATTGTTATTCTTCTTTGCCCTTGCCATTGTGGTGGGCATGGGCGATTTGATGACCATGCTGCGCTAA
- the accB gene encoding acetyl-CoA carboxylase biotin carboxyl carrier protein — MTHRLKITDTTLRDGHQSLWATRMATEDMLPILEKLDQMGYHSLEVWGGATFDVCLRFLNEDPWERLRLIKKHVKNTPLQMLLRGQSLLGYTHYPDDILEAFIHKTVENGMDIIRIFDALNDIRNMEKALQVTKRAGAHAQATVVYTVSPVHTIQHYLETALRLEEMGADSICIKDMAGLLAPFKAYELVKLFKAHLSVPVQLHCHYIGGMAVGAYLKAAEAGVDVVDTASVPMAFGASQPPVETVVRALKGTPYDTGLSIKALFEVAQYFEDLRKELGQQRGVTRISDMRVFEHQVPGGMISNLVSQLEEQKALHRLDEVLEEIPRVREELGFPPLVTPTSQIVGTQAVLNVLTGQRYKLIPGEVKLYVQGYYGRPPATIDPAISRKVLGDKEPITCRPADLLEPKMDKLREEIKDLAISQEDVLTYAMFPQVARKFFEARRRGETGPRRKAASYKAGSPADASGNKRTKEAKNVNLNELKELIKVLDQTDITEIDLESDGVKVSIRKGGKMAAAVTAAAAPLAEVPAAETAKTPEAVPAAPAAPAAPAAEDLVAVTAPMVGTFYRSPAPDADPFVKVGDVVQTGQTLCIIEAMKLMNEIEAETAGEIVEILVENGQPVEYGQKLFLIKKK, encoded by the coding sequence ATGACGCATCGTTTAAAAATCACCGACACGACCCTGCGGGACGGGCACCAGAGTTTGTGGGCTACCCGGATGGCTACCGAAGATATGCTGCCGATTCTGGAAAAGCTGGATCAAATGGGGTATCACTCCCTGGAGGTTTGGGGCGGCGCCACCTTTGATGTTTGCCTGCGTTTTCTGAACGAAGACCCCTGGGAACGTCTCCGGTTGATTAAAAAACATGTTAAAAATACCCCTCTGCAGATGCTGCTCCGGGGGCAGTCCCTGCTGGGCTATACGCACTACCCCGATGATATTTTGGAAGCCTTCATTCATAAAACCGTAGAAAACGGTATGGATATCATCAGAATCTTTGATGCTTTAAATGATATCCGCAATATGGAAAAGGCCCTGCAGGTTACCAAGCGAGCCGGAGCCCATGCACAGGCGACGGTGGTTTATACCGTCAGCCCGGTGCACACTATCCAGCATTATTTGGAGACCGCCCTGCGTTTAGAAGAAATGGGGGCTGATTCCATTTGCATCAAAGATATGGCCGGCCTGCTGGCGCCCTTTAAAGCCTATGAACTGGTTAAATTGTTTAAAGCTCATTTGAGTGTTCCGGTACAGCTGCACTGCCACTATATCGGCGGTATGGCGGTGGGGGCTTATTTGAAAGCGGCCGAGGCGGGTGTGGACGTGGTGGACACCGCCTCGGTGCCGATGGCCTTCGGCGCCTCGCAGCCACCTGTGGAGACGGTGGTCCGGGCCCTCAAGGGAACCCCCTATGATACAGGTTTAAGTATTAAAGCCTTGTTTGAAGTAGCCCAGTATTTTGAAGACCTGCGCAAAGAATTAGGGCAGCAGCGGGGAGTAACCCGCATTAGTGATATGCGGGTATTTGAACACCAGGTGCCGGGGGGTATGATTTCTAACCTGGTGTCCCAACTGGAAGAACAAAAAGCACTGCACCGGCTGGACGAAGTGCTGGAGGAGATCCCCCGGGTGCGGGAGGAACTGGGTTTTCCGCCTCTGGTGACGCCCACCAGCCAGATTGTGGGTACCCAGGCCGTCTTAAACGTCCTCACCGGCCAGCGGTACAAATTGATTCCCGGGGAAGTAAAGCTGTATGTCCAGGGCTATTACGGACGACCGCCGGCTACCATTGACCCGGCCATCAGTCGCAAAGTACTGGGAGATAAGGAACCCATCACCTGTCGCCCGGCGGACTTGTTGGAACCAAAAATGGATAAACTAAGAGAAGAAATAAAAGATTTGGCCATTAGCCAGGAAGATGTGCTGACTTACGCCATGTTTCCCCAGGTGGCCCGCAAGTTTTTTGAAGCCCGGCGCCGGGGCGAAACCGGTCCCCGGCGGAAGGCGGCATCATACAAAGCGGGGTCACCGGCCGATGCTAGTGGCAACAAGCGTACCAAGGAGGCCAAAAACGTGAACCTTAATGAATTAAAAGAACTGATTAAGGTGCTTGACCAAACGGATATTACAGAAATAGATTTGGAAAGTGACGGGGTAAAAGTGTCCATCCGCAAGGGAGGTAAAATGGCAGCCGCTGTAACTGCGGCGGCAGCACCTTTGGCGGAAGTGCCGGCGGCAGAGACGGCCAAAACTCCCGAGGCTGTTCCGGCAGCCCCGGCAGCCCCGGCGGCTCCGGCGGCCGAGGACCTGGTAGCGGTTACGGCGCCTATGGTGGGAACCTTTTACCGGTCCCCGGCACCGGATGCCGATCCCTTTGTCAAGGTGGGGGATGTCGTGCAGACCGGCCAGACCCTGTGCATTATTGAAGCCATGAAGTTAATGAACGAAATTGAAGCGGAGACAGCCGGTGAGATTGTGGAAATCCTGGTGGAAAACGGCCAGCCGGTAGAATACGGACAAAAATTGTTTTTGATCAAAAAGAAGTAG
- the spoIIIAF gene encoding stage III sporulation protein AF, producing the protein MIGLEIIKMLVQSLVIIIVLAVFLEMLLPGSQMHAYVKMVMGLLVIVLVLEAGAKLVRQDFQLALPAISQRTALPSAAGIMAEGQKLREQQKQLAAAEYRQGLEKQVLALARLQNRLHVTGVQVKINQQAGNQDFGRLTGIVLEIDRSAAEGKTGIADIEPVKVTWEANSQPETAPGDGLAGSEQARRLAQTVANFYNLPLEQVQVVEKSRQAD; encoded by the coding sequence ATGATCGGTTTGGAAATAATAAAAATGCTGGTGCAATCTTTAGTCATCATCATCGTGCTGGCAGTGTTTTTAGAGATGCTGCTGCCCGGCAGCCAGATGCACGCTTATGTAAAAATGGTCATGGGATTGCTGGTAATTGTGCTGGTGCTGGAAGCCGGGGCCAAACTGGTCAGGCAGGATTTTCAGTTGGCCTTGCCGGCCATCAGTCAAAGAACGGCACTTCCCTCAGCGGCCGGGATCATGGCTGAAGGACAAAAGCTGCGGGAACAACAAAAACAACTGGCGGCGGCTGAGTACCGGCAGGGTCTGGAGAAACAAGTATTGGCTTTGGCCCGCCTGCAAAACCGGCTGCATGTTACCGGGGTACAAGTAAAGATAAATCAGCAGGCGGGCAACCAGGATTTCGGCCGGTTAACAGGCATTGTGCTGGAAATTGACCGGTCTGCTGCGGAGGGCAAGACCGGGATCGCCGACATTGAGCCGGTTAAGGTAACTTGGGAAGCCAACAGCCAACCGGAAACCGCCCCCGGGGACGGTCTGGCCGGCAGCGAACAGGCCCGCCGGCTGGCTCAAACAGTGGCCAACTTTTACAATTTGCCGCTGGAGCAGGTACAGGTGGTAGAAAAAAGCCGGCAGGCTGACTGA
- a CDS encoding SpoIIIAH-like family protein, whose product MLKRFWLLGLLTVMGVTMLLAGYRGGAGEIFRSLDGASRQQPAALSPDKQTAASDHPQPAAGSSVKQDRPPAGQAVQVERQESDSSFFVEYRLERERNRGQQIEIAREIINNQNADPEIRKKAQEQLYNISNQLQKELETESLIRAKGYRDAVVFLEGKTVTVVIQADRLNQEDAIKITDLVSRSTQVNPQNIVIIPKA is encoded by the coding sequence ATGTTAAAACGCTTTTGGCTGCTGGGTTTGTTAACCGTCATGGGTGTCACCATGCTGCTGGCAGGTTACCGGGGGGGAGCCGGGGAAATTTTCCGGTCCCTTGACGGGGCAAGCAGGCAGCAGCCTGCCGCCCTTTCCCCTGACAAGCAAACGGCGGCATCGGATCATCCACAGCCGGCGGCCGGCAGCAGCGTTAAGCAAGACCGACCGCCTGCCGGCCAGGCCGTGCAGGTGGAGCGGCAGGAATCCGACAGCAGCTTTTTCGTGGAATACCGTTTAGAGAGGGAAAGAAACCGCGGGCAGCAAATAGAAATTGCCCGGGAGATCATTAACAATCAAAATGCCGACCCGGAAATTCGCAAAAAAGCCCAGGAACAGCTGTATAATATCAGTAACCAACTGCAAAAGGAATTGGAAACAGAAAGCCTGATCCGGGCTAAAGGGTACCGGGATGCGGTGGTATTTCTTGAAGGAAAAACCGTGACGGTGGTTATTCAGGCTGACCGACTGAACCAGGAAGACGCTATAAAAATTACCGATCTGGTATCCCGCAGCACCCAGGTTAACCCACAAAACATTGTTATTATACCCAAGGCTTAG